One window from the genome of Pseudoliparis swirei isolate HS2019 ecotype Mariana Trench chromosome 24, NWPU_hadal_v1, whole genome shotgun sequence encodes:
- the fgfbp2b gene encoding fibroblast growth factor-binding protein 2b, translating to MRSRMRVALVFLAAAVCVSSAQTNNNSNDNRQPPQRSVWDEPIRFSTKTRDSCTMVVSGAGDYTRLRVSCKGPSQGQTPGRSYYCDFQGKPNLCRAYNRNPRHFFTQMMWDMRKLSHACQGPKVYRPAMCKKYPDEAQITFLASWPKTAVPKTAVPKPSKPVQEPRKPAVPAKNKPVTTPKPVKPQQPAKPQPGKGPQTKKIVPKSGKTTTRPTEQPESKATRVASEYCWKSFQGVCTYFISWFQN from the coding sequence ATGAGATCCAGGATGAGAGTGGCGCTGGTGTTTCTGGCCGCAGCGGTTTGCGTGTCAAGCGCtcagaccaacaacaacagcaatgacaacaGGCAGCCGCCGCAACGCAGCGTCTGGGACGAGCCCATCAGGTTCAGCACCAAGACCAGAGACTCCTGCACCATGGTGGTGTCTGGAGCCGGAGACTATACCCGCCTGCGTGTCTCCTGCAAAGGTCCGAGCCAGGGCCAGACCCCGGGGCGCTCCTACTACTGCGACTTCCAGGGCAAGCCCAACTTGTGCCGCGCCTACAACCGCAACCCTCGCCACTTCTTCACCCAGATGATGTGGGACATGAGGAAGCTGAGCCACGCCTGCCAGGGACCCAAAGTCTACCGTCCGGCCATGTGCAAGAAATACCCGGACGAGGCCCAGATTACCTTCCTGGCCTCCTGGCCAAAGACCGCCGTGCCAAAGACCGCCGTGCCCAAGCCCTCCAAGCCGGTCCAGGAGCCACGTAAACCGGCTGTGCCAGCCAAGAACAAGCCCGTCACCACTCCTAAACCTGTCAAGCCCCAGCAGCCCGCCAAGCCCCAGCCAGGCAAGGGCCCCCAGACCAAGAAAATCGTCCCCAAGTCCGGGAAGACCACGACTCGtcccacagagcagcctgaatCCAAAGCCACCCGCGTCGCCTCCGAGTACTGCTGGAAGAGCTTCCAGGGCGTCTGCACCTACTTCATCAGCTGGTTCCAGAACTGA
- the LOC130190348 gene encoding fibroblast growth factor-binding protein 1-like, which produces MLLLKTSALWLLLAFLGQQLSLSCAARNKNRAEDQTVTTAPGRVHRSRGKPAEGGRGKFSIKDKMRCTWSSTGVGDTVRLSVKCEDREARVKGGVTDLQCHYNAKPQSCPAYLSDTKGFWKQVARALKRRQGNVCEDDRKLLRAGMCKRAPRDAGFKLDPLSSVRLVGELETPQPPPTTPPPPRSVSTAAPPAGPTACTRRANHWQTAEESCSGSWASVCNFLLSMLQSDDC; this is translated from the coding sequence ATGTTGCTGCTGAAGACTTCTGCTCTGTGGTTGCTGCTGGCCTTCCTCGGGCAGCAGCTCTCTCTGTCCTGTGCTGCGCGCAATAAGAACCGCGCAGAGGACCAGACCGTGACCACGGCCCCCGGCAGAGTGCACAGGAGCAGGGGCAAGCCCGCAGAGGGCGGTCGGGGAAAGTTCTCCATCAAGGACAAGATGCGGTGCACGTGGAGCTCCACGGGCGTCGGGGACACCGTCCGGCTGTCTGTGAAATGCGAGGACCGGGAGGCGCGCGTCAAAGGCGGAGTCACCGACCTGCAGTGTCACTACAACGCCAAACCGCAGAGCTGCCCGGCCTACCTGTCCGACACCAAGGGCTTCTGGAAGCAGGTGGCCCGCGCGCTCAAAAGGCGGCAGGGCAACGTGTGTGAGGACGATCGCAAGCTGCTGAGGGCCGGCATGTGCAAGCGCGCGCCCCGGGACGCGGGCTTCAAGCTCGACCCCCTCAGCTCCGTCCGCCTCGTCGGAGAACTGGAGACGCCCCAGCCACCGCCgacgacgccgccgccgcctcgctcCGTCTCCACCGCTGCGCCTCCGGCCGGACCGACGGCGTGCACGAGGCGCGCGAACCACTGGCAAACGGCTGAAGAGAGTTGCAGCGGCTCGTGGGCCAGCGTGTGCAACTTCCTTCTGTCCATGCTGCAGAGCGACGACTGTTGA
- the anxa5b gene encoding annexin A5b isoform X2, with amino-acid sequence MATVKASRNFNATDDAEVLYKAMKGLGTDEEAILQLLVARSNVQRQDIKVAFKTLFGKDLVDRLKGELGGTFEALVVGLLTPPLAYDVSLLRNAIKGAGTDEKVLVEILASRTPEQVKEMVAAYRKEYDDDLEEDISGDTSGHFQRLLVILLQANRPTGIQRETIEADAEVLFKAGEEKFGTDEQTFVTILGNRSAEHLRKVFDAYMKLTGYEMEESIKRETSGGLEDLLLAVVKCARSVPTYFAETLYYALKGAGTDDNTLIRVMVTRSEVDLMNIRTEFRKLSACSLFSMIKGDTGGDYRKALLLLCGGDDE; translated from the exons ATG GCCACCGTAAAAGCCAGTAGAAACTTCAATGCCACTGATGATGCTGAGGTCCTGTACAAGGCCATGAAAGGGCTGg GGACCGATGAGGAAGCCATCTTGCAGCTGTTGGTGGCTCGCAGCAACGTCCAGAGGCAGGACATCAAGGTCGCCTTCAAAACTCTGTTTGGAAAG GACCTGGTAGATCGGCTGAAGGGAGAGCTGGGGGGCACATTTGAGGCCCTGGTCGTGGGACTGTTGACCCCGCCCCTCGCTTATGACGTGTCGTTGCTCCGCAACGCCATAAAG GGAGCAGGAACCGACGAGAAGGTCCTCGTGGAGATCCTCGCCTCCAGAACACCTGAGCAGGTGAAGGAAATGGTCGCTGCGTACAGGAAAG AGTATGACGACGACCTGGAGGAAGATATATCTGGGGACACTTCAGGTCACTTTCAGAGACTTCTGGTTATTTTGCTGCAG GCGAACAGGCCGACGGGGATCCAGCGGGAAACCATCGAGGCCGACGCTGAG GTGCTCTTCAAGGCAGGGGAGGAGAAGTTCGGCACTGATGAACAAACGTTTGTCACCATCCTGGGAAACCGGAGTGCAGAACACCTGAGGAAAG TATTTGATGCCTACATGAAGTTGACTGGATACGAGATGGAGGAGAGCATCAAGAGGGAAACATCTGGAGGCCTGGAAGATCTGCTTCTGGCCGTCG TCAAGTGTGCCAGGAGCGTTCCGACCTATTTTGCTGAGACTCTGTACTATGCATTGAAG GGTGCCGGAACTGACGATAACACCCTGATCAGAGTGATGGTGACCCGCAGTGAGGTGGACTTGATGAACATCAGAACTGAGTTCAGGAAGTTGTCTGCCTGCTCTCTGTTTTCCATGATCAAG GGAGATACCGGTGGCGACTACCGAAAGGCTCTACTATTGCTCTGTGGTGGCGATGATGAGTAA
- the anxa5b gene encoding annexin A5b isoform X1 translates to MLQATVKASRNFNATDDAEVLYKAMKGLGTDEEAILQLLVARSNVQRQDIKVAFKTLFGKDLVDRLKGELGGTFEALVVGLLTPPLAYDVSLLRNAIKGAGTDEKVLVEILASRTPEQVKEMVAAYRKEYDDDLEEDISGDTSGHFQRLLVILLQANRPTGIQRETIEADAEVLFKAGEEKFGTDEQTFVTILGNRSAEHLRKVFDAYMKLTGYEMEESIKRETSGGLEDLLLAVVKCARSVPTYFAETLYYALKGAGTDDNTLIRVMVTRSEVDLMNIRTEFRKLSACSLFSMIKGDTGGDYRKALLLLCGGDDE, encoded by the exons ATGTTGCAGGCCACCGTAAAAGCCAGTAGAAACTTCAATGCCACTGATGATGCTGAGGTCCTGTACAAGGCCATGAAAGGGCTGg GGACCGATGAGGAAGCCATCTTGCAGCTGTTGGTGGCTCGCAGCAACGTCCAGAGGCAGGACATCAAGGTCGCCTTCAAAACTCTGTTTGGAAAG GACCTGGTAGATCGGCTGAAGGGAGAGCTGGGGGGCACATTTGAGGCCCTGGTCGTGGGACTGTTGACCCCGCCCCTCGCTTATGACGTGTCGTTGCTCCGCAACGCCATAAAG GGAGCAGGAACCGACGAGAAGGTCCTCGTGGAGATCCTCGCCTCCAGAACACCTGAGCAGGTGAAGGAAATGGTCGCTGCGTACAGGAAAG AGTATGACGACGACCTGGAGGAAGATATATCTGGGGACACTTCAGGTCACTTTCAGAGACTTCTGGTTATTTTGCTGCAG GCGAACAGGCCGACGGGGATCCAGCGGGAAACCATCGAGGCCGACGCTGAG GTGCTCTTCAAGGCAGGGGAGGAGAAGTTCGGCACTGATGAACAAACGTTTGTCACCATCCTGGGAAACCGGAGTGCAGAACACCTGAGGAAAG TATTTGATGCCTACATGAAGTTGACTGGATACGAGATGGAGGAGAGCATCAAGAGGGAAACATCTGGAGGCCTGGAAGATCTGCTTCTGGCCGTCG TCAAGTGTGCCAGGAGCGTTCCGACCTATTTTGCTGAGACTCTGTACTATGCATTGAAG GGTGCCGGAACTGACGATAACACCCTGATCAGAGTGATGGTGACCCGCAGTGAGGTGGACTTGATGAACATCAGAACTGAGTTCAGGAAGTTGTCTGCCTGCTCTCTGTTTTCCATGATCAAG GGAGATACCGGTGGCGACTACCGAAAGGCTCTACTATTGCTCTGTGGTGGCGATGATGAGTAA
- the uchl1 gene encoding ubiquitin carboxyl-terminal hydrolase isozyme L1 isoform X1, which translates to MEWTPMEINPEMLNKMMSKLGVGESWRFVDVLGLEGDQLSAVPKPCCALMLLFPLTQQHESFRQQQADKVAEDSEVYFLKQTAANSCGTIALLHAVANNKSKMTFDDGSSLKKFLDETANMSADDRATHLENNQAIWEVHNEVAVQGQCLPEADKVNFHFIAFVNANGELYEFDGRVNGPVKHGATKEESFITDAAKVCRGFMEREQGEVRFSAVALCHG; encoded by the exons ATGGAGTGGACCCCAATGGAGATCAACCCGGAG ATGCTGAACAAG atgaTGAGCAAGCTAGGCGTGGGTGAAAGCTGGCGCTTCGTTGACGTGCTGGGTCTGGAGGGGGACCAACTCTCCGCAGTCCCTAAACCATGCTGTGCCTTGATGCTGCTCTTCCCACTGACGCAACAG CATGAGTCTTTCAGGCAGCAGCAGGCGGACAAGGTTGCAGAAGATTCTGAGGTTTATTTCCTGAAGCAGACTGCAGCCAATTCCTGTGGCACTATCGCCCTGCTGCACGCTGTGGccaacaacaaaagcaaaatGACATTTG ATGATGGCTCTTCCCTGAAGAAGTTTCTAGATGAGACTGCAAACATGTCTGCTGATGACCGTGCTACACATCTAGAGAACAACCAG GCAATCTGGGAGGTTCACAATGAGGTTGCAGTGCAGGGCCAGTGTCTG CCGGAAGCCGATAAAGTAAACTTCCACTTTATTGCCTTCGTCAATGCAAATGGAGAACTTTATGAATTTG acgggAGAGTGAATGGACCGGTGAAGCACGGCGCCACCAAAGAGGAGTCCTTCATAACG GATGCAGCCAAAGTGTGCCGTGGATTCATGGAGCGAGAGCAAGGAGAGGTCCGGTTCTCTGCGGTGGCTCTTTGTCACGGTTAG
- the uchl1 gene encoding ubiquitin carboxyl-terminal hydrolase isozyme L1 isoform X2 gives MFTLSALFYCRMMSKLGVGESWRFVDVLGLEGDQLSAVPKPCCALMLLFPLTQQHESFRQQQADKVAEDSEVYFLKQTAANSCGTIALLHAVANNKSKMTFDDGSSLKKFLDETANMSADDRATHLENNQAIWEVHNEVAVQGQCLPEADKVNFHFIAFVNANGELYEFDGRVNGPVKHGATKEESFITDAAKVCRGFMEREQGEVRFSAVALCHG, from the exons ATGTTCACCTTAAGTGCTCTCTTCTATTGTCGG atgaTGAGCAAGCTAGGCGTGGGTGAAAGCTGGCGCTTCGTTGACGTGCTGGGTCTGGAGGGGGACCAACTCTCCGCAGTCCCTAAACCATGCTGTGCCTTGATGCTGCTCTTCCCACTGACGCAACAG CATGAGTCTTTCAGGCAGCAGCAGGCGGACAAGGTTGCAGAAGATTCTGAGGTTTATTTCCTGAAGCAGACTGCAGCCAATTCCTGTGGCACTATCGCCCTGCTGCACGCTGTGGccaacaacaaaagcaaaatGACATTTG ATGATGGCTCTTCCCTGAAGAAGTTTCTAGATGAGACTGCAAACATGTCTGCTGATGACCGTGCTACACATCTAGAGAACAACCAG GCAATCTGGGAGGTTCACAATGAGGTTGCAGTGCAGGGCCAGTGTCTG CCGGAAGCCGATAAAGTAAACTTCCACTTTATTGCCTTCGTCAATGCAAATGGAGAACTTTATGAATTTG acgggAGAGTGAATGGACCGGTGAAGCACGGCGCCACCAAAGAGGAGTCCTTCATAACG GATGCAGCCAAAGTGTGCCGTGGATTCATGGAGCGAGAGCAAGGAGAGGTCCGGTTCTCTGCGGTGGCTCTTTGTCACGGTTAG